The following proteins come from a genomic window of Kocuria palustris:
- the merA gene encoding mercury(II) reductase, translating to MPTKYDLAIIGSGGGAFAAAIRATMLGKSVVMIERGTLGGTCVNTGCVPSKALIAAADARHVAADAADRFPGIATTAGPVDMPALIAGKQALVETMRGEKYADVADSYGWHVRRGDAGFAGTPDAPVLEVTAADGAVETIEAEHYLVATGARPWAPPIDGLDEAGYLTSTTAMDLTEVPESMLVLGGGYVALEQAQLFARLGSQVTVLVRSRLASKEEPEVSRTLQEVFADEGIRVVRRAVPTRVSRDAATGQVVVTADVSGGSQEFRADQVLVALGRRPVTDGLNLDAVGVKTGDSGEVVVSDHLQSSNPRIWAAGDVTGHPEFVYVAAHHGTLVAENAFADADRSVDYSHLPRVTFTGPAIGAVGMTEKEVVAAGIRCDCRVLPLEYVPRAVINRDTRGFIKIVVNADTSEILGLTAVAKDAGELAAAGVHVLGKTIAEVADAWAPYLTMTEGIRIAAKSFTTDPSLLSCCA from the coding sequence ATGCCTACGAAGTACGATCTCGCCATCATCGGATCGGGCGGCGGAGCGTTCGCCGCCGCGATTCGCGCGACCATGCTCGGGAAGTCGGTGGTGATGATCGAGCGTGGCACGCTCGGCGGCACCTGCGTGAACACGGGCTGCGTGCCGTCGAAGGCCCTCATCGCCGCCGCCGATGCACGGCACGTCGCCGCCGACGCCGCCGACCGGTTCCCGGGGATCGCGACGACGGCAGGCCCAGTGGACATGCCCGCGCTGATCGCCGGGAAGCAGGCGTTGGTCGAGACGATGCGGGGCGAGAAGTACGCCGACGTCGCCGATTCATACGGGTGGCACGTCCGGCGGGGAGACGCCGGGTTCGCGGGCACCCCGGACGCGCCGGTGTTGGAGGTCACCGCCGCAGACGGAGCGGTCGAGACGATCGAGGCCGAGCACTACCTGGTCGCCACCGGTGCGCGGCCGTGGGCTCCGCCGATCGACGGCCTGGACGAGGCCGGGTACCTGACCTCGACCACGGCGATGGACCTGACCGAGGTCCCCGAGTCGATGCTGGTGCTCGGCGGCGGCTACGTTGCCCTGGAGCAGGCGCAGCTGTTCGCCCGCCTCGGCTCCCAGGTCACCGTGCTGGTGCGGTCCCGGCTCGCGTCGAAGGAGGAGCCGGAGGTGTCCCGGACACTGCAGGAGGTGTTCGCCGACGAGGGCATCCGGGTGGTCCGCCGCGCGGTGCCGACCCGGGTGTCCCGGGACGCGGCGACCGGGCAGGTCGTGGTTACCGCGGACGTGTCCGGCGGCTCGCAGGAGTTCCGCGCCGACCAGGTGCTCGTCGCCCTCGGACGCCGTCCCGTCACCGACGGCTTGAACCTCGATGCGGTCGGGGTGAAGACCGGGGACTCCGGCGAGGTGGTCGTCTCCGACCATCTGCAGTCGTCGAACCCGCGGATCTGGGCCGCGGGCGACGTGACCGGGCACCCGGAGTTCGTCTACGTCGCGGCCCACCACGGCACCCTCGTTGCCGAGAACGCGTTCGCCGACGCCGACCGGTCCGTCGACTACTCCCATCTGCCGCGGGTGACGTTCACCGGACCGGCGATCGGCGCGGTCGGGATGACCGAGAAGGAGGTCGTCGCCGCGGGGATCCGCTGCGACTGCCGCGTGCTGCCCCTGGAGTATGTGCCCCGGGCGGTGATCAACCGCGACACCCGCGGGTTCATCAAGATCGTCGTGAACGCCGATACGAGCGAGATCCTCGGCCTCACCGCCGTCGCCAAGGACGCCGGGGAACTCGCCGCCGCAGGCGTCCACGTGCTCGGCAAGACCATCGCCGAAGTCGCCGACGCCTGGGCCCCCTACCTGACCATGACCGAAGGCATCCGGATCGCCGCGAAGTCCTTCACCACCGACCCGTCACTGCTCTCGTGCTGCGCATGA
- a CDS encoding heavy metal-responsive transcriptional regulator, with amino-acid sequence MRIGELAERAGTTSKTLRFYEEQGLLPPADRTPSGYRDYAPDAVARIDFVHRGQAAGLTLAQIRQILDIRDSGHAPCEHVRDLLDARLAEIEQQIAQLTALHGTIADLRHDAAHPDPDTCSPDQVCRYL; translated from the coding sequence ATGCGCATCGGAGAACTCGCCGAACGCGCGGGCACCACCTCGAAGACGCTCCGGTTCTACGAAGAGCAGGGACTGCTGCCCCCGGCCGACCGGACGCCATCCGGGTACCGCGACTACGCGCCCGACGCCGTCGCCCGGATCGACTTCGTTCACCGTGGCCAGGCCGCAGGCCTCACCCTCGCCCAGATCCGCCAAATCCTCGACATCCGCGACAGCGGCCACGCGCCCTGCGAGCACGTGCGAGACCTCCTCGACGCGCGCCTGGCCGAGATCGAGCAGCAGATCGCCCAGCTCACCGCCCTGCACGGCACCATCGCCGACCTCCGGCACGACGCCGCGCACCCGGACCCCGACACATGCAGCCCAGACCAGGTCTGCCGGTACCTGTAG
- a CDS encoding Rep family protein codes for MVAVAKQENNPTSIGLTQYLDPSYWTWAAEDANGAALLQQGAGAILAYVVQRLEAIGCEVVEAYGIVHDKDEREVWSDTEKTLVVEPKPDHLHAVIKFASRAKSAPLDRLAFGIGVEPQYVEKPGRGRYAFDNMLSYLTHVKYADKHQYAPSEVATVRGPDYLGIDAQRRETWLKGRAHVKKKVVAENFEDMRERVLQGEITRDQIMLTDELFDIYSRHQREIDDALSAYGQRRAYRAAAKLRAGEFSTHVVFVHGDAGIGKTRFATDFITEAINAANAHGERWQVYRAATGNPLDDWRGEEVLLLDDLRASAMDANDWLLLLDPYNASPAKARYKNKGEVAPRLIVITATIEPVEFFYYARQKGNVDEALDQFIRRLASVVKVYRADEINRYLVQHIGRIEPYEWHQCSVPAAAHTPGMYGNAYHRNAGSRELTYGPETSADHDADGAVAELLSGLAVRSPDVPLALIGGAA; via the coding sequence GTGGTCGCCGTGGCTAAGCAGGAGAACAACCCGACGAGCATCGGGCTCACGCAGTACCTCGATCCGTCGTACTGGACCTGGGCCGCCGAGGACGCGAACGGGGCCGCGCTGCTCCAGCAGGGAGCCGGGGCGATCCTCGCCTACGTGGTGCAGCGGCTCGAGGCGATCGGCTGTGAGGTCGTCGAGGCCTACGGCATCGTGCACGACAAGGACGAGCGCGAGGTCTGGAGCGACACCGAGAAGACCCTCGTGGTCGAGCCGAAGCCGGATCACCTGCACGCGGTGATCAAGTTCGCCAGCCGCGCGAAGAGCGCGCCTCTGGATCGGCTCGCGTTTGGCATCGGCGTCGAACCGCAGTACGTCGAGAAGCCCGGTCGCGGGCGGTACGCCTTCGACAACATGCTCTCGTACCTGACGCACGTGAAGTACGCGGACAAGCACCAGTACGCGCCTTCGGAGGTCGCCACGGTGCGCGGGCCGGACTACCTCGGCATCGACGCCCAGCGCCGGGAGACGTGGCTCAAGGGTCGCGCCCACGTGAAGAAGAAGGTCGTCGCCGAGAACTTCGAGGACATGCGCGAGCGCGTGCTCCAGGGCGAGATCACGCGCGATCAGATCATGCTTACCGATGAACTGTTCGACATCTACTCGCGGCATCAGCGGGAGATCGACGATGCCCTGTCCGCCTACGGTCAACGCCGCGCGTACCGGGCGGCGGCGAAGCTCCGCGCCGGTGAGTTCTCGACGCACGTGGTATTCGTGCACGGGGATGCCGGTATCGGCAAGACCCGGTTCGCCACGGACTTCATCACCGAGGCGATCAACGCGGCGAACGCCCACGGCGAGCGGTGGCAGGTCTACCGGGCCGCCACGGGGAACCCCCTCGATGACTGGCGCGGGGAGGAAGTGCTGCTGCTCGACGATCTGCGCGCCTCGGCGATGGACGCGAACGACTGGCTGCTGCTGCTCGATCCGTACAACGCCTCCCCGGCGAAGGCGCGCTATAAGAACAAGGGCGAGGTGGCCCCGCGTCTCATCGTCATCACGGCGACGATCGAGCCCGTCGAGTTCTTCTACTACGCCCGTCAGAAGGGCAACGTGGACGAGGCGCTGGACCAGTTCATCCGCCGCCTGGCCTCGGTCGTGAAGGTCTACCGTGCCGACGAGATCAACCGCTACCTCGTGCAGCACATCGGAAGGATCGAGCCCTACGAGTGGCATCAGTGCAGCGTTCCGGCCGCCGCGCACACGCCCGGCATGTACGGGAACGCGTACCACCGGAACGCCGGGTCGCGGGAACTGACCTACGGTCCGGAGACCTCGGCCGACCACGACGCGGACGGCGCGGTCGCGGAGCTGCTGAGCGGGCTCGCCGTGCGGAGTCCGGACGTGCCGCTGGCACTGATCGGAGGTGCCGCATGA
- a CDS encoding LLM class flavin-dependent oxidoreductase, with translation MRYENPLYLAEELGALDLLSDQRLAIGISRGSPEPALRGWEAFGYTGSTDPRGADIARPKFDQLMAAVRGETMVDADPAQHGRGMRLRVEPHSPGLDERIWWGAGSRETAEWAGREGVNLMSSTLLTEATGAAFSDLQAEQLQQYREAWKAAGHSRTPRTSVSRSIFPIVTAEDQALYGQLQREGQDQIGIIDGFRSTFGKSYVGEPDRLVEQLKADAAVMESDTLMLTIPAHMGPELNLNLLGSFAEHVAPELGWEPNAQGPVSGYPIDSSVPGRTRR, from the coding sequence ATGCGCTACGAGAACCCCCTCTACCTGGCCGAGGAGCTGGGGGCGCTGGATCTGCTCAGCGATCAGCGCCTGGCCATCGGCATCAGCCGCGGATCGCCCGAGCCGGCGCTGCGCGGCTGGGAGGCCTTCGGCTACACCGGTTCCACCGACCCGCGCGGTGCCGATATCGCCCGTCCCAAGTTCGATCAGCTGATGGCGGCCGTGCGAGGGGAGACGATGGTCGACGCCGATCCCGCCCAGCACGGACGGGGCATGCGGCTGCGCGTCGAGCCGCATTCGCCGGGTCTGGACGAGCGGATCTGGTGGGGCGCCGGCAGCCGCGAGACGGCCGAGTGGGCCGGGCGCGAGGGCGTGAACCTCATGAGCTCGACCCTGCTCACCGAGGCCACCGGTGCCGCATTCTCGGACCTCCAGGCCGAGCAGCTGCAGCAGTACCGGGAGGCGTGGAAGGCTGCAGGCCACAGCCGGACTCCGCGCACCAGCGTGAGCCGCAGCATCTTCCCGATCGTCACCGCCGAGGACCAGGCGCTGTACGGGCAGCTGCAGCGCGAGGGCCAGGACCAGATCGGCATCATCGACGGCTTCCGCAGCACCTTCGGCAAGTCCTACGTCGGCGAGCCGGACCGGCTGGTCGAGCAGCTCAAGGCCGACGCCGCCGTCATGGAGTCGGACACCCTGATGCTCACGATCCCCGCCCACATGGGTCCGGAGCTGAACCTCAACCTGCTGGGCAGCTTCGCCGAGCACGTGGCTCCGGAGCTCGGCTGGGAGCCGAACGCCCAGGGCCCGGTCAGCGGGTACCCGATCGACTCATCGGTCCCCGGCCGCACCCGTCGTTGA
- a CDS encoding Na/Pi symporter, translating into MSTQTADELASETIDQDEAAQLRSPLERFGLSGKALEYGNWIAVAVGIYILITAVNVIGDGFKSATGGQAEELFAFAENPLIALMIGVLATGLIQSSSTTTSIVVGLAAGGLPMEICIPMLMGANIGTTLTSTLVSLGMVRDKESFRRGFAAASVHDMFNLFAVVIFLPLEMLTGILEKSSGWLSEQMAGSDGGIVAVIFGGIGAGVTAVTEPLADLIGMLAEWIPQPWGGILLIFIGIGLILSVINFIGSLLKVVMVGRAKQVLHSAIGRGPITGIFSGMLITIMVQSSSTTTALVVPLAGSGTFSVKQIYPFTLGANIGTTVTALIAAFAFSGVEAQFALQAALVHLLFNVLATALIFGVPFLRVIPLKGAALLGELGARNKLFVVAWVLGVFVVVPAVLIFLTVVL; encoded by the coding sequence ATGAGCACTCAGACCGCCGATGAGCTCGCGTCGGAGACGATCGATCAGGACGAGGCCGCGCAGCTGCGCAGCCCGCTGGAGCGCTTCGGGCTGAGCGGGAAGGCCCTCGAGTACGGCAACTGGATCGCCGTGGCCGTCGGGATCTACATCCTGATCACCGCGGTCAACGTCATCGGCGACGGCTTCAAATCGGCCACCGGCGGTCAGGCCGAGGAGCTGTTCGCCTTCGCGGAGAACCCGCTCATCGCACTGATGATCGGCGTGCTGGCCACGGGGCTGATCCAGTCGTCGTCGACAACCACCTCGATCGTCGTGGGCCTGGCAGCGGGCGGTCTGCCCATGGAGATCTGCATCCCTATGCTGATGGGCGCGAACATCGGCACCACGCTGACCTCCACGCTGGTCTCGCTCGGGATGGTGCGCGACAAGGAGTCCTTCCGCCGCGGCTTCGCGGCAGCCAGCGTGCACGACATGTTCAACCTGTTCGCGGTGGTCATCTTCCTGCCCCTGGAGATGCTCACCGGCATCCTCGAGAAGTCCTCCGGGTGGCTCTCCGAGCAGATGGCGGGCAGCGACGGCGGAATCGTCGCCGTGATCTTCGGCGGAATCGGGGCGGGAGTCACCGCGGTGACCGAGCCGCTTGCCGATCTCATCGGCATGCTGGCCGAATGGATCCCGCAGCCGTGGGGCGGCATCCTGCTGATCTTCATCGGCATCGGACTGATCCTGTCGGTGATCAACTTCATCGGCTCGCTGCTGAAAGTCGTCATGGTGGGCCGGGCCAAGCAGGTCCTGCACAGCGCCATCGGCCGCGGCCCGATCACCGGCATCTTCTCCGGCATGCTCATCACCATCATGGTGCAGTCCTCGTCGACGACCACGGCGCTGGTGGTGCCCCTGGCCGGCTCCGGCACCTTCTCCGTGAAGCAGATCTACCCGTTCACCCTGGGCGCCAACATCGGCACGACCGTCACGGCGCTGATCGCGGCCTTCGCCTTCTCCGGCGTCGAGGCGCAGTTCGCCCTGCAGGCCGCGCTCGTGCACCTGCTGTTCAACGTACTGGCCACCGCGCTGATCTTCGGCGTTCCCTTCCTGCGGGTGATCCCGCTCAAGGGAGCGGCGCTGCTCGGCGAGCTGGGGGCCCGGAACAAGCTCTTCGTCGTCGCGTGGGTACTGGGCGTGTTCGTCGTGGTGCCCGCCGTGCTCATCTTCCTGACGGTCGTGCTCTGA